One Rhododendron vialii isolate Sample 1 chromosome 2a, ASM3025357v1 genomic region harbors:
- the LOC131317972 gene encoding protein NLP7-like isoform X2, with translation MMPIDGNGSVDDAHTILGVEELDYFPPDFKEYIQKEQLNWSRFDGTSSLFFRWVFWSQLDNFADSIRNALLKLISKKKLDWHLVQFWAPTKTSEGRTLLTTQFQPFALGKTYTTDTRNWLCEYRMGMCREYFYADAECAQELLGLPGRVFLNQLPETTPHVEHYTLKEYLQRDLALRCEIRSSWAVPVFDHFSHTCVGVLEIVSLSFMVRDWHDKSFLGEMYDIFQEFGLQCFDGYNHYEMKIGDENKARTTAFQELNTVLKTVCEIHNLPFAMTWVPCSVCNGLLQGPLLSEAVEYCGHNEDEFDEFVKVIKYSHLGKGGVAGMLLSSPNMLYCSDITQLSLTEYPLVPYVQLMEFRGWFTLCLQSSYTANDIYAVEFFLPTRNRCGDNSWTLLSLILGTMEDNFKTFKLASGQELGELLSVKVMDFQKGQKLHSVQNIQAKGAGERKRKTERKHRRTGVRIEVSWEDILECAKNKMSRKGAAEKLQVSISTLKRVCRGYGLDRWPPRNQNIKKFPSFRSSPVENKGQTRQHLNSDLPSKQASDSVAHTKPAFQGANIVTIRAKYENNMIKFRLSLPSRLVALQQEVAKRLNLEAGTYYIRYEDEENELILIACDQDLLDCIDTFKSLGNTSVVVQLEPK, from the exons ACGGAAGTGTTGATGATGCCCATACAATCCTTGGAGTTGAGGAGCTGGACTATTTCCCTCCCGATTTCAAGGAATACATACAAAAAGAACAACTCAACTGGTCGCGATTTGATGGAACATCATCACTCTTTTTTAGATGGGTTTTCTGGAGCCAACTCG ATAATTTTGCGGACTCAATCAGAAATGCTCTCCTAAAATTGATATCCAAGAAGAAACTTGATTGGCACCTTGTTCAATTTTGGGCACCCACAAAAACGTCCGAGGGGCGGACTTTGCTTACAACTCAATTCCAACCTTTTGCTCTTGGTAAAACATATACCACGGATACGAGAAATTGGCTTTGTGAGTATAGGATGGGGATGTGTAGGGAGTACTTCTACGCAGATGCAGAGTGTGCACAAGAACTACTTGGGCTTCCTGGCCGTGTCTTCCTCAATCAACTCCCCGAAACCACTCCGCATGTGGAGCATTACACTCTCAAAGAGTATCTACAACGCGACCTTGCTTTACGTTGCGAGATTCGATCATCTTGGGCTGTGCCAGTGTTCGACCATTTCAGCCACACCTGTGTTGGTGTACTTGAGATTGTGTCTCTGTCCTTCATGGTTCGAGATTGGCATGACAAATCTTTCCTCGGCGAAATGTATGACATTTTTCAG GAGTTTGGTCTGCAATGTTTTGATGGATATAACCACTACGAAATGAAA ATCGGGGATGAAAATAAAGCACGCACAACTGCCTTCCAGGAACTCAACACGGTGTTGAAAACGGTGTGCGAAATTCATAATCTACCCTTCGCTATGACATGGGTCCCTTGCAGTGTTTGCAACGGTTTACTGCAAGGGCCACTCCTGTCCGAGGCTGTGGAATATTGTGGGCACAATGAGGACGAGTTTGATGAGTTCGTAAAAGTCATTAAATACAGTCACTTAGGAAAGGGAGGGGTTGCCGGGATGTTACTTTCATCTCCTAACATGTTGTACTGCTCGGACATAACCCAACTCAGCTTAACTGAGTACCCCTTGGTACCCTATGTACAACTGATGGAATTCCGTGGTTGGTTCACATTATGCTTGCAGAGCAGTTACACTGCAAATGACATTTATGCAGTAGAGTTTTTTTTGCCCACGAGAAACAGATGCGGTGACAACTCATGGACCTTATTGAGCTTGATATTGGGAACAATGGAGGAcaatttcaaaacttttaagCTTGCTTCTGGCCAAGAACTGGGGGAATTATTATCAGTTAAAGTTATGGATTTTCAGAAGGGTCAAAAACTTCATTCTGTTCAAAATATCCAAGCTAAGGGTGCAGGAGAACGCAAAAGAAAGACGGAAAGGAAACATAGAAGAACTGGAGTTAGAATTGAAGTTTCGTGGGAGGATATCCTTGaatgtgcaaaaaataaaatgagtcgTAAAGGGGCTGCGGAGAAACTCCAAG TTAGCATATCGACATTGAAGCGTGTATGTAGGGGTTATGGTCTTGATCGGTGGCCACCTCgcaatcaaaacataaaaaagttCCCTTCCTTTCGGTCCTCGCCTGTTGAGAACAAGGGACAAACCCGACAACATCTAAATTCTGATTTGCCTTCAAAGCAAGCCTCGGATAGTGTTGCTCACACAAAGCCAGCATTCCAAGGTGCAAATATAGTGACAATTAGGGCGAAATATGAAAATAATATGATAAAGTTCCGGCTGTCTTTGCCGTCTAGATTAGTAGCGCTTCAGCAAGAAGTGGCTAAAAGACTGAACCTGGAAGCTGGAACTTACTACATCAGGTATGAAGATGAggaaaatgagttgattttaatAGCTTGCGACCAGGACTTACTAGATTGTATAGACACTTTCAAATCATTGGGCAACACTTCGGTTGTTGTGCAGCTTGAGCCCAAATAG
- the LOC131317972 gene encoding protein NLP7-like isoform X3: MMPIDGNGSVDDAHTILGVEELDYFPPDFKEYIQKEQLNWSRFDGTSSLFFRWVFWSQLDNFADSIRNALLKLISKKKLDWHLVQFWAPTKTSEGRTLLTTQFQPFALGKTYTTDTRNWLCEYRMGMCREYFYADAECAQELLGLPGRVFLNQLPETTPHVEHYTLKEYLQRDLALRCEIRSSWAVPVFDHFSHTCVGVLEIVSLSFMVRDWHDKSFLGEMYDIFQIGDENKARTTAFQELNTVLKTVCEIHNLPFAMTWVPCSVCNGLLQGPLLSEAVEYCGHNEDEFDEFVKVIKYSHLGKGGVAGMLLSSPNMLYCSDITQLSLTEYPLVPYVQLMEFRGWFTLCLQSSYTANDIYAVEFFLPTRNRCGDNSWTLLSLILGTMEDNFKTFKLASGQELGELLSVKVMDFQKGQKLHSVQNIQAKGAGERKRKTERKHRRTGVRIEVSWEDILECAKNKMSRKGAAEKLQVSISTLKRVCRGYGLDRWPPRNQNIKKFPSFRSSPVENKGQTRQHLNSDLPSKQASDSVAHTKPAFQGANIVTIRAKYENNMIKFRLSLPSRLVALQQEVAKRLNLEAGTYYIRYEDEENELILIACDQDLLDCIDTFKSLGNTSVVVQLEPK; this comes from the exons ACGGAAGTGTTGATGATGCCCATACAATCCTTGGAGTTGAGGAGCTGGACTATTTCCCTCCCGATTTCAAGGAATACATACAAAAAGAACAACTCAACTGGTCGCGATTTGATGGAACATCATCACTCTTTTTTAGATGGGTTTTCTGGAGCCAACTCG ATAATTTTGCGGACTCAATCAGAAATGCTCTCCTAAAATTGATATCCAAGAAGAAACTTGATTGGCACCTTGTTCAATTTTGGGCACCCACAAAAACGTCCGAGGGGCGGACTTTGCTTACAACTCAATTCCAACCTTTTGCTCTTGGTAAAACATATACCACGGATACGAGAAATTGGCTTTGTGAGTATAGGATGGGGATGTGTAGGGAGTACTTCTACGCAGATGCAGAGTGTGCACAAGAACTACTTGGGCTTCCTGGCCGTGTCTTCCTCAATCAACTCCCCGAAACCACTCCGCATGTGGAGCATTACACTCTCAAAGAGTATCTACAACGCGACCTTGCTTTACGTTGCGAGATTCGATCATCTTGGGCTGTGCCAGTGTTCGACCATTTCAGCCACACCTGTGTTGGTGTACTTGAGATTGTGTCTCTGTCCTTCATGGTTCGAGATTGGCATGACAAATCTTTCCTCGGCGAAATGTATGACATTTTTCAG ATCGGGGATGAAAATAAAGCACGCACAACTGCCTTCCAGGAACTCAACACGGTGTTGAAAACGGTGTGCGAAATTCATAATCTACCCTTCGCTATGACATGGGTCCCTTGCAGTGTTTGCAACGGTTTACTGCAAGGGCCACTCCTGTCCGAGGCTGTGGAATATTGTGGGCACAATGAGGACGAGTTTGATGAGTTCGTAAAAGTCATTAAATACAGTCACTTAGGAAAGGGAGGGGTTGCCGGGATGTTACTTTCATCTCCTAACATGTTGTACTGCTCGGACATAACCCAACTCAGCTTAACTGAGTACCCCTTGGTACCCTATGTACAACTGATGGAATTCCGTGGTTGGTTCACATTATGCTTGCAGAGCAGTTACACTGCAAATGACATTTATGCAGTAGAGTTTTTTTTGCCCACGAGAAACAGATGCGGTGACAACTCATGGACCTTATTGAGCTTGATATTGGGAACAATGGAGGAcaatttcaaaacttttaagCTTGCTTCTGGCCAAGAACTGGGGGAATTATTATCAGTTAAAGTTATGGATTTTCAGAAGGGTCAAAAACTTCATTCTGTTCAAAATATCCAAGCTAAGGGTGCAGGAGAACGCAAAAGAAAGACGGAAAGGAAACATAGAAGAACTGGAGTTAGAATTGAAGTTTCGTGGGAGGATATCCTTGaatgtgcaaaaaataaaatgagtcgTAAAGGGGCTGCGGAGAAACTCCAAG TTAGCATATCGACATTGAAGCGTGTATGTAGGGGTTATGGTCTTGATCGGTGGCCACCTCgcaatcaaaacataaaaaagttCCCTTCCTTTCGGTCCTCGCCTGTTGAGAACAAGGGACAAACCCGACAACATCTAAATTCTGATTTGCCTTCAAAGCAAGCCTCGGATAGTGTTGCTCACACAAAGCCAGCATTCCAAGGTGCAAATATAGTGACAATTAGGGCGAAATATGAAAATAATATGATAAAGTTCCGGCTGTCTTTGCCGTCTAGATTAGTAGCGCTTCAGCAAGAAGTGGCTAAAAGACTGAACCTGGAAGCTGGAACTTACTACATCAGGTATGAAGATGAggaaaatgagttgattttaatAGCTTGCGACCAGGACTTACTAGATTGTATAGACACTTTCAAATCATTGGGCAACACTTCGGTTGTTGTGCAGCTTGAGCCCAAATAG